ttgtttcctACAATGACTCGGTACAATAAGAGCCAAGGCTGATCTTATTCACAATGATGCTAGAATATGCTTATTCGATCGATGGTTAAAGATTTTGAATTGGAAAACACTGGAATCGTGCGAGGTCGAGTTCCCCTAATTAAGTAATTATATTACAGAATAACTGCAAACTTAacgagttttaataataaagtGGTCGAGTCAGTTATGAATAAGTCCACAAAAATTCACACaaattagtaattaaatttatttttttgtttcaaatgcAGAACGGTGttactatttgttaaattttatcaaaatattgttAATATGAAACACATAAATTCATACTTAAATGAGTGCTTTAACTAACTTGAACGTCTCCCCTCTTACCTTTCGGTgtgtattaaataaaataaaattgttactTGTACATTCTTGttaatatttcattaattaattaccaataTATCCTTCCAAATTACGtccttattaatttttaatttgtacaTCTATGAAATTAAAGAATCCGACACTGTCCATGTCAGTTTCAAAAATCATtctcaaattaatcaaaataacaagtaTATTAATATTGAATGATAGTGTTTTCTACGTGTTTCACATGAGCCGTCGTTTGCTTTAGTTCCTCCATCGTGTGCTCAATTGCAATTGATGTCCACCTTATtgttttatcttaaaaaagagAGAGGCTATTTTTGGGATAGGATATAGCCCTTTTTTGATAAAAGTCACAATTCAGCTTTGACTAGAGTCGGTGTTACTCTCTCTCCCAGCAAGGATCTTTTTAGGATAAAATTGTGAGATGAAGGCAAATTGTTGTTGAGCATGTGttagaaacaaaacaaacaacTTTCAACCCTAAACAATATCTCGTGTGGGGCACGTCCAACTTTCAACCCCCtcacaaagaaaatcaaactcaGAAGTACAAAATCATTGAAGTTCTGCAGGTTCATTGGCATTTGACAGCATCCAAATATAATTCAGAACCCTGAAAATATACCTTGCATTATAGATTAAGCAAAGGGATGCTTTGTTTTCATTCTGATTCTTCTTGATCTCATTTCTAGATCCCACTGCAGAGCATGATTCTTGCTTCGTTATTTGGTCTGAGAAAACATTCTTTGCTTGTCCTGAAAAGCTGCAGCATCTGCCATTGCCCCTGTTTGAAAGGTCCTATTAAACTATGATGGTAAGCCTTCCAAGATCATCTTCACAAAACAGATATATGAAGCCATTGCCTGCTGAAACCGTGTTCAAGCTTCCTTCCCCATTACCCACTTGGCCTCCGGGTACCTGGTCTTCCCCATCGTCATCATACGTCAAGAACCATTTTCATTTCTGATCAGCTATAGACCTTCCTTTTTGGTTTTTTGAATTGCAGGTGATGGCTTTGCCAGAGGAGCCATTGATCTGGGAGGATTGATAGTGTGCCAAATATCATCTTTCACCAAGGTTTGGTCAGCCCTGCAGGGTGGCCCTGGAAATTCCGGAGCCACATTCTTTGAGCCATCCCAATTGCCTGAGGAATTCTCAGTGCTCGGTCACTATGCCCAGCCGAACAACAAGCAGCTATTTGGCTGGGTTCTTGCCGGAAAGGATGCTACGACTGACTCATCGCACAGTGCCTTGAAGCTGCCAATTGACTATGGTCTTGTTTGGAGCAGCAATGCCCTGAAAATTAAGCAAGATAGCCATGGCTATATCTGGCTGCCAATCCCACCAGatgggtacaaagccattgGCTATCTTGTCACAAATTCACCTCTCAAGCCCTCGCTCGACAAAATCCGGTGCGTTCGATCCGATTTCACTGACATTTGCCAGAAACACAAATGGATTTGGGGTCCCAAAAAGAAGCTCAATCCGAAGAAACTGAATGTATATAGCTTGACACCAGTACATAGAGGGATCAAAGAATTGGCTGTTCCAACAGGCACATTTCTAGTCCAAGACAACGAGAATGATTCCACACCACAGGCTTTGGCTTGTTTGAAGAATGCCAATGCCAACTACTTATCGTCCATGCCTAATCTGAACCAAATACAGGCACTGGTTCAAGCCTACTCTCCATACATTTATTTCCATCCCAGTGAAAAGTACTTCCCCTCTTCTGTAACCTGGTTTTTCAAAAATGGGGCAAAACTATACCGACTAGGCGAGGAGCCGAATCCAGTTCCAATCGAGCCGAGTGGATCGAACCTCCCGCAAGGCGGGGCCAACGACGGCACCTTCTGGTTGGACCTCCCGGCCGACAGAGCCGCCAAGAGCCATGGCAAGAGCGGCGATCTTCATGAAGCCAAGGTCTACTTGCATATCAAGCCGATGCTCGGCGCAACATTTACTGATATCGCAATATGGCTATTCTTCCCGTTCAATGGCCCAGGAAAGGCTAAAATCTGGGGGATTGTTACCTTTCCATTGGGGAAAATAGGGCAGCACATTGGCGATTGGGAACACTTGACGCTTCGAATCAGCAACTTCAATGGAGAACTAAGAAGCGTCTATCTGTCACAGCATAGTAGAGGAAGATGGATAAGCGCCTCGGAGCTTGAATTTGAAGATGGAAACCGGCCGGCGATCTACGCATCGCTGCACGGCCACGCCTTGTTTCCGAGGGCTGGAGGACGGCTGCAGGGGAAAATAGGGATCGGCGTGGGGAATGACACTTCGGGGAGTGAAATGGTGATGGATACTGCGGAAAGATGTGTGATCGTTGCGGCGGCGTATTTGGGAGAGGCGGTGGCTGAGCCGCCATGGCTGAATTATTGCAGAAAATGGGGGCCTAAAATTAGGTATTTTGATTGTCTTGGGATGAGAGGTGCTTTGAGGAAGACGAGGATTCCTAAGGAAGTGTTTGGAGAGGAAGGGCCTGTTGGCCCCAACATGAAGGGTAATTGGCGGGGAGACGAGACTGAATCTAAGGAAGACATTGTATAATCTGAAATATAATTtctacatataatttttatattttatttatacgtTAAATATTCGTGTATTGttggtttaataaaaattacaaagcaATAAAATTGattagatttaaaaaatttataataagtaCTCCTAATGTTTGATGTAATTGTAAACACTCTTCTCcttttaaaaatagcaataaCTTTCtccattattaaataaattgacaaaataatcattttactacaagaggtttgattttttccggCAGTTAAAAAACTGtcggaaaaagtaaaaaaatcgccggtaaaatttttaccggcggtaatTTCATCGGTCGGAAATACGTCCGTCGGAAaatattaccggcggttttcaACCAccgggaaaaaaaaattaccgaCGGTTTCTtcaaaccgccggtaaaaatacGAATTCCCGACGGTTACTAAAATTTGCCGGCAAAGTTTTTtctttaccggcggttttaaaccgccggtaaaagccgactattaaaaaaattttcCGGCGGttcaaaaccgccggtaaaacagaattaccggcggtttaaaaccgccggcaaaggttTTATACCGGCGGTTTAGAACCGCCGGTAAAATCcggctattttaaaaaatttgccGGCGGTTCAAAACCGCCGGTGAAGCATGcggtttaaaaaaaattgccgaCGGttcaaaaccgccggtaataatatcattaccggcggtttttaaaccgccggcaaaggtATTCACGGCGAAAAACAAAAACGCACCaacaatactaaaaaaaatttactgtTATGAAATTCAAACTGTCAACCTTCATCCCTCTGTTATTGTCAACCCAATCAcacttaaacaaaacaaatttgaattcgtTAGAGTATCGTATCTCAACAACATCTGTTAAGACTCCATAAAAGGTAACATCACCACTGATAGAACGTTTATATTTTGAACTAGCATAACTTTCAGTATTTGCATTTAGTAATTCTCCCAAGGCATGGTCAAAAGCACCCAATATGGATATACATCCATATTGATGTATGTATATCCATCAATATGGATGGATATACATACATGTCTTCTAATAGTGGAAATGGCAACCGATTCAAATCccctagctatatatatatatatatatatattaatggaaATGGTTCTAAGTTTGGTTCAAAGAACCCATTTCGTGGAAGCTGCGTACATTCATTGGGTcacaatttcaatttaattgatacattattattaaaaattaaagagttgtAGGTGTTTATGTCTACacgtgtattttttatttttttaataaaaaaataataattaaattaaaattttatctctaatttagataaataatagtactcttaaatatatttatgtatgtatacaatttttgtataaaattacataacttATCTTTGAGAATTCTAGTCCACTAGACTAATTCATTAATTTGGACATGTTTAGtattgatatgttatgttaataCTGTGACTATTAGGTGATGTGAtgctttactttttattttgttatggtgtgaaatattaatattggttCAATGTATAAATGCATCCctcttaactttttatttttttttatttagtattctatttatattcctaaactaattaatttcaCATTATATGAACATTTGACCAGTTTTGGAAATGCCTTTAAAATGCACATTTCCACCTAATGTCTACATTAGTGCacttaatttttatgatttggtGGTAAAATTTGTCCATGTTTAGGTTTGCATTGGACAAATCTCtttctctaaaaaaatataaaaaaaaaaactgctgGATTCCACACTTTGCAGTGCGAAATAAACCCCTCttaatttgtcattttatacaTATGTACATGTTGGGATGGGATGGGAATGCTAACGCAGCTGAACCCATCACCAATCCCTTTTTTCCATGCATTTGTCCATTTCATTAGTATGCCAACCAATCCACTCCACTCTATTCATCTTTCCATTTCTAGCTGGTTTTAGATTTAGGTAAAAGTCTTGAAtgttatatcttaaaattatttgataggtATTTCAAAGTCAAGATGAGAAATTATGAGGTTTTAGAAGTGGACTCTTACGTGAATATAGGCTCATTGAACTTTACTccaaattaatttacttttttaattaattttctaatccTAATTGTTTTAAGCTTTAATTTTGGACTTCaggcttttctttttccctttataATTAGAGTTTGCTATAATTCCTAATCTATATATGTACAAGTGTGGATTCTTTTCGTCTGCTCCAACCATAATCACAATCTCAGTCAATCTGACAAGCCCATAGGAGTTGAGCTCGGCCCATCCCCATTATAACTCATTCCAAACAAATCAGTATATGCTATCTGTCTCCACGGACAAGTGTCCATCCAAGGTAGCTCATCATCGCTAATTGCATCTATAAATACAGACACCAACTTAGCCTATAAATGCAACCAAAATCAAAGCACAAAGCACAAGCATATCATAGCATCACCACTAACtggtaaaacaaaatcaaagcacAAAGCACAATCAAATCATAACATAGATGATGCTACTGATCTGGAACGGAGAAACAGAGGATCTGGGATAACACGCAAGATTCATACGTATAGACAGATAAATAAACGATAGAGATACATTATACACAAGCTGGAGACAAACCTGATCAAGGAAGAACAACTATCGCGGAGCAATCGAACTGTAATTTACCCCAATTCCAATCACCACTTCTCTGGTTGCATGTGCGACTGatcagtgagcgagggagggcgaggccgagggcGATAGCgcctgagagtgagcgagggagggcgatagcgactgagagtgagcgagggagggcgaggccgactgagagtgagcgagggaagGCGAGCCGAGGCGagcgagcgagggagggcgaggcgaggcgaggcgagcgaGGGAGGGAAGGCGAGGCGAGCGAGGGTGatcgagggaggcagcgaggCGCGAGGGTGATCGAAGGAGAGAACCGgttagggtttgcagggggagattttggaagaaatcgaaggGGTTAAAAACGCGCGCGGGGATTATATAGATactatccccggcggttttaaaaccgccggtgaAGGAAAAACAtaaccggcggtttaaaaaccgccggttatGGTCAACATCACCGGCGATTTTATAAAACCGCCGGAGATGTGTATGCTATAACCGGCGGTTTTATAAAC
This window of the Diospyros lotus cultivar Yz01 chromosome 5, ASM1463336v1, whole genome shotgun sequence genome carries:
- the LOC127801295 gene encoding hypothetical protein At1g04090-like, which encodes MMVSLPRSSSQNRYMKPLPAETVFKLPSPLPTWPPGDGFARGAIDLGGLIVCQISSFTKVWSALQGGPGNSGATFFEPSQLPEEFSVLGHYAQPNNKQLFGWVLAGKDATTDSSHSALKLPIDYGLVWSSNALKIKQDSHGYIWLPIPPDGYKAIGYLVTNSPLKPSLDKIRCVRSDFTDICQKHKWIWGPKKKLNPKKLNVYSLTPVHRGIKELAVPTGTFLVQDNENDSTPQALACLKNANANYLSSMPNLNQIQALVQAYSPYIYFHPSEKYFPSSVTWFFKNGAKLYRLGEEPNPVPIEPSGSNLPQGGANDGTFWLDLPADRAAKSHGKSGDLHEAKVYLHIKPMLGATFTDIAIWLFFPFNGPGKAKIWGIVTFPLGKIGQHIGDWEHLTLRISNFNGELRSVYLSQHSRGRWISASELEFEDGNRPAIYASLHGHALFPRAGGRLQGKIGIGVGNDTSGSEMVMDTAERCVIVAAAYLGEAVAEPPWLNYCRKWGPKIRYFDCLGMRGALRKTRIPKEVFGEEGPVGPNMKGNWRGDETESKEDIV